A region from the Aegilops tauschii subsp. strangulata cultivar AL8/78 chromosome 5, Aet v6.0, whole genome shotgun sequence genome encodes:
- the LOC141023130 gene encoding uncharacterized protein: MDPVGSFRWRDVMQLSDVFRGITRVTLGNGSSSLFWKDVWFDDRDTPLMEIYPRAFSFYINEDEPVAKIITATDPSLIFHLPLSTQAREEVRGIQQGTMHVLLDEGCTDAWECNLGGAFSSKLYYDNCLRDTAADDAFRWLWKAKSPIKFKMFGWLSFVDRLNTRNMLRRTHFVMEGNTYTCMLCQNPPKETVEHLFFTCPFSQQCWDKVGMLWPSTGNRLALLHAGREHWR; the protein is encoded by the coding sequence ATGGACCCTGTTGGCTCTTTCCGGTGGCGTGATGTAATGCAGCTCAGCGATGTTTTCCGTGGGATCACCAGAGTCACTCTGGGCAACGGATCCTCCTCCCTGTTCTGGAAAGACGTCTGGTTTGACGACCGTGACACCCCATTAATGGAGATTTACCCCAGAGCTTTCTCTTTCTATATAAATGAAGATGAGCCGGTAGCAAAAATTATCACTGCTACGGATCCCAGCTTGATCTTCCACCTGCCACTGTCCACACAAGCTCGAGAGGAAGTTAGAGGAATCCAGCAAGGAACGATGCATGTGCTCCTTGATGAGGGGTGCACAGATGCCTGGGAATGCAACCTTGGTGGGGCTTTCTCCTCCAAGCTATATTACGATAACTGCTTGAGAGATACAGCTGCTGATGATGCCTTCCGTTGGCTATGGAAGGCTAAAAGCCCGATCAAATTCAAAATGTTTGGCTGGCTGTCGTTTGTTGATCGTCTTAACACTAGGAACATGCTGAGACGCACGCACTTCGTCATGGAGGGCAACACTTACACTTGCATGCTTTGCCAGAACCCCCCTAAGGAAACGGTGGAACACCTCTTCTTCACTTGCCCGTTCAGCCAACAATGCTGGGATAAGGTTGGGATGCTTTGGCCAAGCACTGGGAACAGGCTCGCTTTGCTGCACGCTGGCAGAGAACACTGGCGGTGA